The sequence below is a genomic window from Polaribacter vadi.
GAGTCAGATTATGATGTTGAAATACCAATCATAAAATTAAAAACATATAATCCTGCAATGAGTAAAACTCCTCCTCCACCTTCATTAGAAAAAATAGAGATTGTAGAAGATACTAAAGAAATAATTGAAAATATTATAGGTACAACAGAAACAGATGAATCTGACGTAATTAATTTAAGTACTGATACAGCTAATGGTGAAGCTATAAGTAGTATTATTGAAGTTAAAGAAGATGAAGAAATTATAGAGGATGTACCTTTTGTACTAATTGAAAATGTGCCTATTTATCCAGGTTGTAAAGGTAATAATAAACAGTTAAGATCTTGTTTTTCTCAAAAAATAGCTCAATATTTTTCTGAAAATTTTGATAAAAACTTAGCTAAAGATCTAGGTTTAGAGCAAGGAAAAAAAAGAATTCTTCTTTTATTTAGAATAGATACTAAAGGTAATGTGATTGATGTGAAAGCGAGAGCACCACATCCTGTATTACAAGAAGAAGTGATAAAAATAATTAACTCTTTGCCAAAAATGATCCCTGGAAAACAAAGAGACATCCCAGTAACCGTCAGCTATAGTATTCCTATCACATTTGAGGTTATATATTAATACTAATAAAATCGTACTACAGATAAATTAAATTACCATAGCCTCTAATAAATTCATTCAGAAAATGGAATATTTTGAAAACCTTATAAATGAGTTTCCTTTTTTATGGAGTATTATGAAATTCCTTATTATAATTCTGTTTGTATTCTTCATAATAAATTATTTAAGGAAATATCTAAAAAAGAAAATTCCGAATTTAACTGTACGTTATAAATCTCAAAAAGGGGTTGAAATTATTGGGTATATTGTATTATTGATTATCATAATCATCTATTTTACAGGAACTATTAAAGATTTTACTGTAATAATTGGTTTATTTACAGCAGGATTGGCTTTTACCTTACAGGAACTAATTTTAAGTATTGCAGGTTCTGTCTATATCTTTCTAGTAAAAGTATATACACCTGGAGATCGAATTGAAATTAATGGCATAAAAGGAGATGTAATTGATGTAGATAGTATTTACACAACAATGATGGAAATAGGACAATGGGTTAACAGCGATAATTATACAGGGAGAATTGTTAAATTAAGTAATGCCTTTGTTTTTAAAGGGCCAGTATACAACTACTCTCAAGATTTTCCTTTTATTTGGGATGAATTTAATTTACCTATAAGATATGGTTCTAATATAGATTTGGCAAAATCAATAATTATTAAAACCGCTACAGAAACACTTTCAGAATATACAATGAATTCCAAAGCACAATGGAATGCTGTGGTTAATAAATATTATATTGAAGATGCACAAGTAGATCCTACTTTAGCAATTACACTTACAGATAATTGGATACAATTCAACCTAAGATATATTGTCGATTTCAAAAAAAGAAGGCTTACAAAACATGTTTTGCATGATAAAATTAGAAAAGAAATTGAGAAAACAAATGATGCTGTTATTCTAGCTTCTACCACTTTAGAAGTGATAAAAATTCCAGATGTAAAAATTGATTTAAAAACGCCAATTAATACTTAAATATATGTTCACATTTAAAAATTTTAATATTGCAGATTGGTTTTCATTTTATCGAATTTTTGCTGCACCTTTTTTACTACTCTTAATTTGGTTTGATGTACAATTACTCTTTACGTGGTTTTTATTAATCAGTTATTTAACAGATGCCATTGATGGATATCTTGCTAGAAAACTAAAAATAACGAGTGCTAGAGGCTCTCAATTAGATTCCATTGGCGATCAAATAACATTGGTTATTGGGCTTATTGGCTTGTTATGTTTCGAAACCAATTTTATTCAAAAAAATTTAGTTTTAATATTAATTGTATTTACTCCTTATCTATTACAAATGATTATTGCTTATATTAAGTACGGAAAAGCCACTGCTTTTCATACTTATTTTGCAAAACTTTCTGCCATTTTACAAAGCGTTTTTATTCTTTGGGCATTATTTTTTTCTCCAGAATACAGTCTATTTTATATAATGATAATCATAGGTTTATTAGAAACTTTTGAAGAAATTACACTCATTTTTATGTATGATAATTGGGCTTCTGATGTAAAAGGTATTTACTGGGCACTTAGAGATAAAAGACGATTAAAGAAAAAATTATAGATGAAATCATATTCGTTTTTTACAATTATTCTCTTATGTATTGCCATCTTAATTGTAGATATATTTGCTTTTTATTGGCTACAAACTATTACACAATTCATTATTTCTGATATTTTAAGAAATATTATCTATATCCTCTTCTGGACTTTTACATTAGGATTAATTACAGCTATTCTGATAATAAAATTAAGATTAGACAATATAAATCCTACAAAAAAACAATTGCTAATTTCTTCATTTTATGGACTTGCTATTTCTTCATTTATTCCAAAACTTATTTTTGTAATTATAATTTCAATATTACATTTTACAAATTATTTACTTTCTGAAACTGCTTCATTAATTTTTGTTCCTTTAGTAGGATTATTTTCTGGGTTCTTACCTTTTTTTGTTATTCTATATGGCATTTTTAAATCCTTGTATCATTTTAAAATTCACACTCATAAACTTCACTTTAATAAGTTGCCTAAATCCTTTAGTGGATTAAAAATTGTGCAAATTTCTGATATCCATATTGGTAGTTTTAATAATCAATTTTCTATTTTAAATAATGCTATCGAAAAAATAAATTCATTAAACCCAGATTACATTTTTTTTACTGGAGATTTAGTAAATAACTATGCTTGGGAATTAATTGGATGGGAAAGAATATTTAATAAATTAAAGGCTAAAAAAGGAAAATATTCCGTTTTAGGAAATCATGATTATGGAGATTATAGCGAATGGGATTCAAAAGAAAAAAAGAAAGAAAATTTTGAAAAAATTAAACAATTTTACACAGATATTGGTTTTAAATTATTAATGAATGAAGCAACTGTTATTGAAGATAAAAAAAATAACAAAATTGCCATAATTGGAGTAGAAAACTGGGGGAAACCTCCTTTTAAACAGTATGGAAATTTGCAAAAAGCACTCCAAAAAGTTCAAGAAATTCCTTTTAAGATTTTATTATCTCATGACCCTTCTCATTGGGCAGAAAAAGTCATTGATAAAACTTCCATTTCGCTCACTTTATCTGGTCATACACATGGCATGCAAGCTGGTTTTCAATTTAAAAATTTTCAATGGAGTCCTATAAAATTAAAATACAAACATTGGGCTGGCTTGTATAAACATAATAATCAAATTTTATATGTGAATAGAGGTTTAGGTTGGTTAGGTTTTCCTGGCAGATTAGGAATGAGACCAGAAATTACACTTTTCGAAATTCTTAACTGATAAATATCATTGTTTTTATTTCATGTATGAACTAATTTAGTCCAAGAATTAAAAACCAATATCATGAGACAAAGTTTAAATCAAAAAGAATGCGCTACGCTTTTAGCAGATAATTATATTGGTTATTTAGGTTATATCTCTAAAAATAGTCCTTTTATTGTGCCCATAACTTATTTTTTTGATGGAAAAAAAACAATAATTATCTATTCTTCTGAGGGACACAAAATAAATGCAATGCGTAAAAATAATAACGTTTCTCTTCAGGTTTCAGAAATAAAAAATATTGATAATTGGAATTCTGTTTTAGCTCACGGAAATTTTGAAGAGCTTTCTGGTATTGATGCAAAACATAATTTACATGAATTTGCAGATGGTATTAAAAATATTATCCTAAGAAAAGAAGAAATAAATTTACATTTTATTGGTGAGTTTTCAAGCAAAATAAACAAAGAAGAAATTCCTATTGTTGGTAAAATTACTATAAATGAGTTAACAGGAAAAACCAGAATTAATTAATAAAGATTTTACGGAATCAAATTTACCCATAATCACTAAATTTACAATTTTTAAGAGTTGCATATTACATCCATTAAGCACGAAATTATCCTCACAATTTTTATCTAGATTTTTAACTTAAAGTATAATTTCTTGTCTAACTATATTATTATTATTTTTATCTTAAATCAGATCAAGTCCAAAAGTTGTGGAATAAAGATAAAAAGCAGAATTTTTGGACTTAATCCTGATTTAATTAGTTTTATGGGTTTGATAGAAAAGCAAAAACCCTTTAAAACATAAGTTTTAAAGGGTTTTGATGATTATTGAAAATCTATCAGCGGAGAAAGAGGAACTAACCATACAATGTTAATTAACTAAAATACAGATAGATACATAGTTTAAAAAACTATAGGTAACCGAATAGTAAACCTTTAATTTAGTCTTTAATGTACTCATTTACGATATCCTCCTGAATACCAGAATACTCTGAAAACTCGTTTACAGTAACAAATTGATGAGGTTCTTTGTCTAAAAAACTTTTTATATCATTTAATAACTTGCGACCATAACGTTCACTGCGCCCTGTGATGCGCTGAATATCTTTTGGATATATACAAGCTCTTTTTGGATTCATAATACTTTATCTATGCTTTATCTATACTTTTTAGATAGTGCCACCATATTAAATCGGAAAAAATAACAGGTTTCGGAATGGTTGACTAATGATTTTTGATTTCTACTTTAAAAGTATGGTTTTTTGCCTAAACATAAAAATATAATATCATGGCAAAACAAACAGGAATTATCAAATTAAAGGGAACTATTGGTGGAATTTCTTTCTACAAAACTTCTGATGGGCATTTGGCTCGTGAAAAAGGTGGTGTGGATAAGAAGAGAATCCAGAATGATCCTGCGTTTCAAAGAACGCGTGAAAATGGCTCTGAATTTGGACGAGCAGGAAAGGGAGGTAAAGTATTACGTAATGCAATTCGTGTGCTTCTACAAAATGCAAAAGACAGAAGAGTGGTCTCTCGTTTGACAAAAATTTTGGTTGCAATTACCAAAACGGATATTGTTAACGAGAGAGGCTCAAGAACTTTACAAGAAGGAAACTTAAACCTTTTAGAGGCTTTTGAATTTAATTTGAATGGAAAATTAGGTGCTACTTTATTTGCTCCATTTACGAAAGCATTTGATAGAGTTACTGGAGAAGCAACTTTAGATTTAGCAGCTTTTTCTCCAACTGTTAGAATTGCAGCTCCTGCAGGAACAACACATTTTAAAGTAGTAATGGGAGCATCAGAATTAGATTTTGAGAATGAAACCTCAACTTTTGAAAATGATGAAACTGCAATTTTACCTTATACAGTTGCAGATACAGCTGCTATTGCATTATCAGCTTCAATTACTGCAAACTCAACATTACCTGTGGTTCAAGTTTTAGGGGTAGAGTTTTATCAAGAGGTAAATGGAGAAATGTACTCTTTAAAAAACGGCACATATAATGCCCTTTCAGTTACTATTATTGACAAGCCATAGGAATGGAGTTATTACTTCAAAGAGCTTATTTTAAAGAGGGTACTAATGGTACTCTCTTTTGTTCTGACAAATTTCTTTGTCATACGATTGAGTTGCCCTGGAAAAATAACAAACGAACTATTTCTTGCATTCCTGAAGGAGCATATCAAATTGAGCCAAGATTTTCAAAACGCTTCAAGCATCATTTGATTTTGAAAAATGTGAAAGGTAGAAGCTTTATTTTATTTCATCCTGCCAATGATGCTAAACGAGATTTAGAAGGCTGCATTGCTCCTGTAACTTACTTAAGTGGTATCGGAAAAGGTGTCTATTCCAGAGATGCGATGCAAAAATTATTGTCATTATCATATCAAGCTAAAGACCGAAAAGAAAAAATCTTATTAATTATTAAATCACAGAATTATGAAAATTATAGAACGTTATAAAAAACCTACTCCAAAATTTTTTAAAGTTTTAAGAAATATTGGTATTGCATTAGCTACTGCAGGAGGTGCAATTATTGCTGCTCCGTTAAGTATACCTGCAACCATCATTACCATTGCTACCTATATGACAGTGGCAGGAACTGTTGCCACAGCTGTAAGTCAGGCAGTGATAAAAGATGATGATACTTCAGAAAAGGAGAAAAATTCTAAAAAAAATGGATCATAATACAAAAGCCAGTTTTTTTGGTGGTTTATTTTTATCTTCAATTGTTCATATAGGTGTTGAAGATATAATTACTACCATTGTTTTGGCAATTGTGGGTGCAGTTGTGAGTTTTTTTGTTTCTGTTGTTTTAAAATGGCTTCACAACAAGGTTAAAATAAAAACAAAAAAATAACTATTGAAATTCAGAATTTCGAAATTGAATTCTAAAAATAATGTGTGTTTTTTCCTTAAAGAATGAGCTGAGGAAAAAACTCATTTAATTTTATCGTTTTTAAAGTTTGATAAACAGAGGCTGGTTAGCGCGTGGAGTTTATCAAACTTTTAAAATGCGAGCCCAATGGCGATTGAATTACATAATAATGGATTGAAAATCAAAAATTTACATTTTTTTTCGTATATTTAAATACTTTTTCAAATGAATCTAAATATTTAGATTTACAATTGTCGTAATTTTAACCCGCTTCTTGCCAGAAGTGGGTTTCTTTTTTTTAAATTAATTAAAGACGAAGTACGTAGTGCGTTGGCAGCAGCGAGAATAAGTGTGTAAATTTTTATTTGTACTTAACCACTTTTATTAGGTTTTATTAAAAGTGAATGCTACTACAACTTTTTTATATTACTGACTTCTATTATTTTCCTGAATGCTTTAAAAATTCCAACGCATTTGCTTTTAGTGAAAACGGTAACCGCTTAAATGTTTTAAAAATAAAAATTTATACTCTTATTGGCTTTTTTTGATTTTATAGGTGCTTTAAAAGAGACTTGAATATTACTGGACACATTTATATTTTACTACTTACTATTTATTGTACCCATAAGCACTTGTAAAAACAAATGCATTAACTACTGCCTGTTGTTAAAATATCAAATTGTTATTATTACTATCCTATATGCGTGTTGGATGTGCGGCTATTTTACATAATGGCGTTATAGTGCCTGGAGTTTTTACGAAAAAGCAGTATAACTGCGCATTATGTAAAGATAGCTTTGGGGAGTTTTGTGTTTTATGAAAACAATATTAAAGATTGCTTTTTACAGTTGTTTTTGAGTGTGCGAAAAAATCAGCTTTAAAATGCAAGTACCGCTAGAATATTAAAACTCTAAACTTGGAGTGGCGCGCGGAACAACACAAAAGACAGAGGCTTTTTGCTTTTTTGCAAAAAACTGGATTTTGTATTGTGGGGAGTTTATAATACCCTCTTAAACTTTTTAATTAGGGTTCTTTTAGAATAATGTAGGTTGTGTAAAATCTAATTATGTCGGGGTAAAATTGTATTGAGGAGCTAGTTCTTCATTATTTAACCAACGTTGCATATCGCTTTCTGTTTTTAAACTAAATGGCATTCTTAATTTTGTATTAAGAATTACACTCCCTACTCCCATTGCCTCTGTAGTTGTAATTGTATAGGTATTGTTTGTGTATAATCCTGCAAAATCAGATAATTGACTGTTAAAATCTATTTCGCATTTTATCTTTTCTTTGCCTCGATGCTGCCATTCATAAAAACCATTGATATGCTTGCTGGGTTTTGCAACAGCTCCTTCTTCTAATTACGCTTTGAATTTCTTTGCCACTTCTTTTATTATTTTATTTTGCTTGGTATGAAAACACATCTGTCGTTGTTGTTGTCGTTGTTGTTGTTGTTGTTGTTGTTGTTGTTGATGTTGTTGTGAATTGAGTACAATTTGCGTTATAATTACTTCTTCAATTGTTGTTTAAATTTACTTTTTTTTCCATTGATGAATACTGTGTCTAGTTAAAGATAGGGTTAAGGTTCTTTTTTCCTTTCATAGTAATCTTTGACCATGATCAGATAGTGACACTACCCTGGTAAATTTTTAGCACTGAATAATTCAATTACATAGTAGACCTTTTTTACCCTATTTATTTTAAAATCGTGTTCTAAAACGGGTATAGCTTAGATTGGATTATTTTAATAATTTACTTTACGCGATTTCGTTATTTTTTTTTATAAAAATAAAGACTTTATTAGACTAAAAAAACATTTCAATTTAATAAAAACACAACAATTTTTATAAAATTTATTTACAACTAATTTTTGATCAATTCTGCTTCTAATTCTTCAAGAGATTTTCCTTTCGTCTCAGGTAAAATTTTGATAAAAATTATAAAACCTAAAGAAGCTATAATTCCAAATATAAAAAAAGTTAACGCATTTCCAAAATTAGATAACTCCCATGGAAATATTAATTGAACTATAGAACTAATTAAAGAATTTACGAAAGCAATACCCCCAATTGCCAGACCTCTATACTTAATTGGATATAGCTCTGACAATAACACCCACATTACTGGCCCTAATGAAAATGCAAAGCATGCAATAAATCCTAAAATTCCTACCAAAATTAAGTTTGCATTTATATTGGCTGCAGCTTCTATAATTACACCATCATTTTTACTATAAATTCTATTACCTAATATAGTTTTTAAATCATCTTTAAAATCAACATCATTATCATAGACTTTATCAATTATTTGTAACAATTTTTGAGAATCTTGAAAATCAAACTGTTTTACTTTTTGTTCAGTTAATTGATAAGTTGCCTGATTAAAACCATAGGCGCATAATAATAAACTTATTGCTACACCTGCAGTGCCAATTAACAACAAAGGTCTTCTACCCATTTTATCAATTAAATACATGGCAATAAAAGTAAAAATTACCGTAATTGTACTTAATAAAATTCCAGATGAAAAAGAAGCATCTGTTCCAACACCTGTTTGTTTAAAGATAGATGTTGCATAAAAATAAACGGCATTGATTCCTGTAATTTGCTGTAAAATTCCAACAACTAAACCTACCATTAAAATAAAACGCAAAGAAGGTTTTAGTAAATCTTTAATTTTTAAAGTTGATTTGTTTTTTTCTGATTGTACATTTTTATCAATTGAAGCTATTTCTGATTCTGCTTTTACTTTACCATGAATTTGATGAAGTACTTCTTTTGCTTCATCAAATTTTTCTCTTAAATACAACCAACGTGGACTTCTTGGCACAAAGAATAAAAATATAAAGTATAAAAGAGCGGGTATTAATTCTACACCTAACATCCATCTCCAAACATTTTCATCAGTCAAAAACGTATCACCAGAAATGTTATATTTATTAAAGAAATAGTTGCTTAAGAAAGCAACAAAAAAACCAAGAACAATATTCAATTGCTGAATAGCAACTAATTTCCCTCTATTTTCGGCTGTTGAAATTTCTGCAATAAACATTGGTGCTAAAACCAAGGCTGCACCAAAAGCCAAACCACCAATCATTCTTGCAATATAAAGGATTTCGTAAGACCAAGCTAAAGCCGAAAAAACAGCTGAAATTGCATATAAAAAAGCAACAAAAAGCAACATTTTTTTACGACCAATCTTATCACTTAATCTTCCAGAAAATAGCATTGCTATCATTGCTGCAAAAGAAGGAGAACTCACTACCCATCCAGATTGAATATCACTTAAATTAAATTCAGGACCAGCGTAAGACATAACTCCTGAAATAATTCCTGCATCAAAGCCAAAAAGAAACCCACCCAAAGAAACTACAAAGGCAATAAATATTAATTTTTTGGTCATATAAATATTATTTTAATTAAGTGTAATTGTTTGAATTGAATGAGGTGGTATTTTTAATTTAGCTGTATTTAAATCAATTGTAACGGTATAATCTAACATCTTATTAGAAGTGTTCATAGCTATAATAGCAATACTATTATTTTTATTTTTAAAAGCCGTAGAAATAATACTATTAGAACTTGTAACGCTGCTTATTCTTTTTGCTCCTGGCCTTATAAATTTAGAAAAATGACCTATATAATAAAATGAGTTGGTAAAATTTAAATCCCCTGTTTGTGTGTTTCCATGCACTGGTGCAAAACATAAATTACCAACATGATTTGGACCTCCTGTTTCATCTAGAAGGATATTCCAATCTGTCCATGCAACAGTGCCGTTATTAAAATCTTTAATCATTGCTTTTCCATAACGTTCTGCTAATGATGGATCTTCATTTTCTAATCTTTCAAGATCATATCCTTCATTGCATCCTTCTGTAAAAATTAATTTTTTATCAGGGTAAGCTTCATTTACACTTGCTACATTTTCAAACATTGGGTTATCATCTTTCCAGTCTTCATACCAATGAAAACCGGTACCCCAAACATATTTTGCTGCTTCTGGATCGTTTAAAATAGTGCTAGCTCTTTGATATAATAAATCTCTATTATGATCCCAAACAATTATTTTTTTATCTCCTAAACCCTCTTTTTCTAAAGTTGGTCCTAAATAATCTTTTAAAAAGTCGCGTTCTTCTTCTGCTGTATAAATACAAGATTCCCAACGTTGCACTGCCATTGGTTCATTTTGAATTGAAAGGCCCCAAATTGGTATTCCTTCTTTTTCGTAGGCTTTTATAAATTTAGCATAATAATTTGCCCAAGGTTGGTAGAACTCCTTCTTTAATTTACCTCCTCTTAACATATTATCATTGGTTTTCATAAATGCAGGGGGGCTCCAAGGGCTTGCGTACATGGTTAATTGACCGCCTGCTGCTTCAATTGCTTTTTTGGTAAATGGAATTCTATATTTTCTATCATGCTCTATAGAAAAAGTATTTAATTCTTTATCATCCTCTTCTATATAAGTGTAACTTGCTTTTGAAAAATCGCAACTATGAATAATCGTTCTTGCTAAAGAATATCCAATACCTTTCTCTTCATCATAATAAGCCTCTAAAAACAATTCTTGATTTTCTTTTGTTAATTTATAAAAAGTTTCTGCAGAAGCATCTGTTAATGCTGCACCTATTCCTACAAATTCTTGAAACTCATTTTTAGGATCTACCATTATATCAATTTCAGTTTCTAAAGGCTGTTTAAAATCTGAAAATAAAATGGTGTCTGTTAGTGTAAGTTTTAATTTTGAGTTGTGAGCTGTGGTATACACTATTGCTTTTGCAGTTCTAATATCAAAAGAAATTTGTTCTTTATTATGATCTTTTTGATCATTTTTTTTTGATTCTTTACATTGAAAAAAACCAAAAGAAAGAAAAAGTACACAAAAATATAAGGCTTGTTTTTTTAAACTTTCTTTCATCTTTTTATTCTTTTAAAATTAAATTTATTGATAACTATTTACTATTCCTTTAATTGTTCTTATAGGTTAAACCAAACCCGAAATCGAACAATGGTTTTTTTGATTTATCCCAAAAATTGACCCCATATTTTTCGTTAAAATCTTCTACTGATTTTGGCCATGAATGTGGTAATTTCCCCTTAAAATCAAAATTACCAAAAAGAACTTCTGCGATTCCATCACCTTCAGAACCAGGCAACCAAGCTGCTATAAACGCATCAGATAAATTTATTTGTTTCGTTGTTACTAAAGGTCTTCCAGAAATTAAAACAACCACTGTTTTAACACCTTTTGCAGTGTAGGTTTCTATGTATTTTTGATGTTTTTCACTTAATGTAAGTCTGCGTTCTCCTTTGCCATCAGTTATATCTCCAAACATTTCTGCGTAAGGCGTTTCACCAACCACAATGATAGCTATATCTGCATCAAAATAATTTCCTTTAGCTTCTTTATCATAGATTACATCTGCGTTTGTTTTAGCTTTTATCCCATCTAAAATTGTAGTTGCACCTTTATAGTTTTCTCTTGTACCTTGCCAAGCCATTGTCCAACCTCCAGATTGCAATCCTGAATTATTGGCATGCTCTCCTACTACTATTATTTTTTTTATTTCTTGGCTTATTGGTAAAGTAGCATTTTCATTTTTTAATAATACCAAAGATTCTCTTACAGCCTGTCTTGCTTTATTTCGATGATTTTGACTGCCAATTTCAGAAATTAAAGAGGTTTTTGTATATGGATTTTTAAACAAGCCTAGTCTAAACTTTTGTCTTAAAATTCTTTTTACAGCATCATTAATTCTATCAATAGAAACTGCATCATTCGCAACTGCATTTTTTAATCCATTTTGAAATATATCTAAATCACCATCAACAGCCATTACCATATCTACGCCAGCATTAATAACCTCATTTCTACCAAACCTAGAATACCCTTTCCAATCGGTTATGACAATTCCGTCAAAACCCATGCTTTTTTTTAACGTATCGTTAATTAAAGCTTTATGAGTGTGCATTGGCATACCTGTTAACGTGTTAAATGAAGCCATTACTGCACCTACTTTGGCTTTTACTGCAGCTTTGTAAGGTGGCAATAATTTTTCTGAAACTTCTTTCATAGATAAAGACGTATTTCCTCCTTCTATTCCAAAATCTGTAGCTCCATCACCAATAAAATGTTTGGCAGTAGCCATTACTGTATGACTGTCTTTTAAATTTCCTTGAAGGCCTTCTATTGAAGCTTTTGCCATTTTACTTGTTAATACTGTGTTTTCTGAAAATGCTTCGTACACTCTTCCCCATTTTTCATTGTAAGGAACTGCAATGCAAGGAGAAAATGTCCAATTAAAGCCTGTAGCTTGAGCTTCTAAAGCCGTAATCTGAGCAACTTCTTTTACCAAAGTTGTATTTTGAGTTGCGCCCAAACCAATATTATGAGGAAAAATAGTTGCACCCTGAAATGTATTTTGACCATGAACTGCGTCTACGCCAAATAATAATGGAATTCCTAAACGCGTTGACAAAGCTTTTTCTTGCAAAGTTTTAAATCTGTTTTGCCATCCTAAAGCATCTTTCCCTGGATTTGGACCTTGGGTATGGATTACAGA
It includes:
- a CDS encoding glycoside hydrolase family 3 protein, which codes for MLSIVFLSSFLNGCKKNTYFDEDRLIENKVDSLLTLMTLDEKIGQMSQVRHFADMDSDNDIATKLIGSVIHTQGPNPGKDALGWQNRFKTLQEKALSTRLGIPLLFGVDAVHGQNTFQGATIFPHNIGLGATQNTTLVKEVAQITALEAQATGFNWTFSPCIAVPYNEKWGRVYEAFSENTVLTSKMAKASIEGLQGNLKDSHTVMATAKHFIGDGATDFGIEGGNTSLSMKEVSEKLLPPYKAAVKAKVGAVMASFNTLTGMPMHTHKALINDTLKKSMGFDGIVITDWKGYSRFGRNEVINAGVDMVMAVDGDLDIFQNGLKNAVANDAVSIDRINDAVKRILRQKFRLGLFKNPYTKTSLISEIGSQNHRNKARQAVRESLVLLKNENATLPISQEIKKIIVVGEHANNSGLQSGGWTMAWQGTRENYKGATTILDGIKAKTNADVIYDKEAKGNYFDADIAIIVVGETPYAEMFGDITDGKGERRLTLSEKHQKYIETYTAKGVKTVVVLISGRPLVTTKQINLSDAFIAAWLPGSEGDGIAEVLFGNFDFKGKLPHSWPKSVEDFNEKYGVNFWDKSKKPLFDFGFGLTYKNN